The Abditibacteriota bacterium region TGCCCTCCGGCTGCAGCAGGCGCCGGCCAAAGCTGCCGGAGCCCAGACGGACCACCCGTCGCTCTCTTCTGACAAGGACTGGCTTTGACCCCTGCTGCTCCATGATGTAGAGCCGGCAGGAATTGGAGCCCAGGTCTATTATTCCGAATCGGTTCGTCACAGCTCTATCTTCTCCCCGGGTCTGATGAACAAAAAGCCTGCGCGGGCCAGCCTGTCCCGGTCCTCCGGGGACAGTGTGATCTGAGGCATGGCGTCATAATGGATGGGCACGTTGATCCTGGCGCCTATGATCTGCGCGGCTCTGACGGCGTCCTCGGCGTCCATGGTGAAGTTGCCTCCCACGGGCAGAAAGGCGCAGTCAAGAGCTTCATCGGCCAGCAGGGACATATGGGCCATGAGGCCGGTGTCCCCGGCGAAATAGAGCTTTTTGCCCTCCGCGCGTATGACGTAGCCGCAGGGATTGCCCGTATAGACGGGCACGCCGTTTTCGGTGATGGAGGAGGAATGGGTGGCCGGGAACATGGTGAGCCGGCCAAAGCCCAGGTCGGCGCTGCCAAAATTCATGGGGTGGCACTTGACGCCCTGGCGCCCCAGCAGACGAGCCAGCTCCACGGGCGCCACCACCAAAGAGCCGTGTTCGGCTGCTATCCGGACAGTGTCCCCCAGGTGGTCTCCGTGTCCGTGGGTCAGGAGTATCACGTCTATCCGGGGCAGCTCGCCTATCCGGATACCGCTGTGGGGGTCTCCGGTTATATAGGGATCCGTGAGTATGTTCCGCTCAGCCTCAATGAGTATGGAGGCGTGGCCTATGCAGGTGATCTTCACGTCACTCCTCCATGACCCGGGCGCTGACCCTGCTCCTGAGATCAAAGCTGACGTTGATCCTTTTGCCGGATATGACGTGCTCCTTGCAGGAGATGACGGGACCGGCATAATCGGGAGAAGAGGGCTTGTGATACTCGTATTTGTGCTTGCTCTTGGAAGGGCAATATATGGAATCCTTGTCCTTGAGATAATCCTTCTGCAGCTCCTCGAGAGTGTCGGGATAACGGCTGTTCTTGTCATAGTACCGATTGAGAGCCGGTATCAGGTTGACAATGCAGTTTTTGCTGCATTCTTCATAGGGCTTGTAAAAGGGCTGGCGGGTCAGATAGAGTGACAGGCCCGCAAAAATGATGATGATGACCCAGGCCGCAACGAGGCACCCGCGATAGCCCCGGCGTTTTTTCTGTAATATGCTGAAATCGTCTGACATAAAGCGCTCCCGTTGAATTCTATATATATTATATCATATCCGCAGCGCGGAGAGGGAAGTCCGGAGCCTTTCACGGGCCGGCTGAAAGAGAGAAAAGCAGGCGCATAGCTCCGGGAAAACGGTCATATCCCGCAATTGTCGCCGTTTTGGTGACGGCGGGTCCCGGTCCCGGCGGTATAATATTTACGGGTGACAAACGCCTGGAGCCGCAGGATATGCCGCCGGATGGCGGCAGACCCCGGCGGCCTGTAAGGACAAAGGAACGCGAGGCGATCCGGACAAATGTCCGGACCCGAATGCAACGAAAAAAGGAGGAGGCCTTATATGGTGACAGACGAGATCTATCATTGGTATGAATACCAGGTCGCCGCCGGCAGCGATGACAAAAGCATGAACGAGATGGCAGCCGGCAGCATAGACGGCATCCTGGCGCTGACAGCCGTCAGGATGTATCAGATCGTGAATGAAGAAAAGCCTTCGCGCTGGCTGGCCGTGCTGAAGGAGCGGGCGAAGCCCTATGACTGGTACAGCATACCGGAGGTGGCGGAGTTTACCCGCCGCGCCATAAAGGCAAACAAGCGGCAGATAGAAAAAGAAGGTGCAGGCGAAGAATCCTGGACCTGAGAAGGCTGGCCCCCGGGCGGAGGCCGTTTGTGTCCGGGAACGCAGAGAAAAAGAAAAACGCGTGTAGACAAAAGTTTGCGTTTTTTTTTATTGCTGTATAATCAAGATGGGAGTGCTGCCAGGGTTTGACCGCGGCAAAAGAAGATGATGGAAATATCGATAATGAATAACAAGGAGAATAATATGGAAGACTTTGATATCAGAGGTAACGTTTTGTTCAGATACAGGGGAAGTAAACCCAAACCTGTTATCCCGAAAGGCATTGAGGTTATCGGCGACAACGCTTTTGATAGCAATGACTCGATATATGAATTAATAATTCCTCACGGAGTAAAAGAAATTAAGAGTCAGGCTTTTGTTGATTGTAAGTCTCTGAAAAGGGTTGCTATTCCGGATGGCGTGGAATATATCTGTGGCGAAGCTTTTTCGGGATGCGAGTCTCTTGAAGAGATCGTTATACCCGACAGCGTGACCGGGATAGATTATTACGCTTTTGACGGATGCAGCGCTCTTAAAAAAATCGTTATTCCGAACGGCGTGACCGGGATCGAAGGGTATGCTTTTAGAGGGTGCGGGTCTCTTGAAGAGATCGTTATACCGGATGGCGTGGAATATATAGGAGACGGAGCTTTTGACGGCTGCAGCTCACTTAAAGAAATTGTTATCCCCGACAGCGTGACCGGAATAGGAGACTTTGCTTTTGATGACTGTATTTCTCTAAAAAAGGCTGTCATTTCCAATAGCGTGGAATATATCGCAGAATTTGTTTTTTCCGGATGCAGCGCTCTTGAAGGAATCATTATCCCGGATAGCGTTACAGAGATCGGAGACGGAGCGTTTTCCGGATGCAGCGCTCTTAAAAAAATC contains the following coding sequences:
- a CDS encoding metal-dependent hydrolase is translated as MKITCIGHASILIEAERNILTDPYITGDPHSGIRIGELPRIDVILLTHGHGDHLGDTVRIAAEHGSLVVAPVELARLLGRQGVKCHPMNFGSADLGFGRLTMFPATHSSSITENGVPVYTGNPCGYVIRAEGKKLYFAGDTGLMAHMSLLADEALDCAFLPVGGNFTMDAEDAVRAAQIIGARINVPIHYDAMPQITLSPEDRDRLARAGFLFIRPGEKIEL